In the Brassica napus cultivar Da-Ae chromosome A7, Da-Ae, whole genome shotgun sequence genome, one interval contains:
- the LOC106357104 gene encoding uncharacterized protein LOC106357104 isoform X1, translating to MVFPGEGDRKHERPTKKALHNFRFPHLNWGTQQTMRCVKVEEPHGGSGGEEGIEEFREKMMSDIRTVRESIFRQHKEEEEDTNEKDEAEQPKKETETEREVSPPEETAEVKRLNLRKRRGDCEDSFIGLGFGFVEEEKVNTSIRCKFILSLTKKEVEDDMIKMGKAPLRRPKKRPKALQKKINMLHPGFYFSEEVTEDIYHVSDAAEKGKVTFFDLYFVL from the exons ATGGTGTTTCCTGGTGAGGGAGACCGGAAGCATGAGAGACCGACCAAGAAGGCTCTCCACAATTTCAGGTTCCCGCACTTGAATTGGGGAACTCAGCAAACTATGAGGTGCGTGAAGGTCGAAGAACCTCACGGTGGCTCCGGCGGCGAGGAAGGGATCGAGGAGTTTAGGGAGAAGATGATGTCGGACATCAGAACGGTGAGAGAATCTATATTTAGACAACAcaaagaggaggaagaggacaCGAACGAGAAAGATGAAGCAGAACAGCCGAAGAAGGAGACGGAGACGGAGAGGGAGGTGTCTCCTCCGGAAGAGACGGCGGAGGTGAAGAGGTTGAACTTaagaaagagaagaggagaCTGTGAGGATTCGTTTATAggattagggtttgggtttgtCGAGGAGGAGAAAGTGAATACGTCGATAAGGTGCAAGTTCATCTTGTCGCTGACGAAGAAAGAGGTGGAAGATGATATGATTAAGATGGGTAAAGCACCACTGCGACGACCCAAGAAACGTCCCAAAGCGCTTCAGAAAAAGATCAAT ATGCTGCATCCAGGTTTTTATTTTAGTGAGGAAGTTACTGAAGATATCTACCATGTCTCGGATGCCGCCGAGAAGGGGAAGGTAACATTTTTTGACCTATATTTCGTATTGTGA
- the LOC106357104 gene encoding uncharacterized protein LOC106357104 isoform X2, producing MVFPGEGDRKHERPTKKALHNFRFPHLNWGTQQTMRCVKVEEPHGGSGGEEGIEEFREKMMSDIRTVRESIFRQHKEEEEDTNEKDEAEQPKKETETEREVSPPEETAEVKRLNLRKRRGDCEDSFIGLGFGFVEEEKVNTSIRCKFILSLTKKEVEDDMIKMGKAPLRRPKKRPKALQKKINMLHPGFYFSEEVTEDIYHVSDAAEKGKR from the exons ATGGTGTTTCCTGGTGAGGGAGACCGGAAGCATGAGAGACCGACCAAGAAGGCTCTCCACAATTTCAGGTTCCCGCACTTGAATTGGGGAACTCAGCAAACTATGAGGTGCGTGAAGGTCGAAGAACCTCACGGTGGCTCCGGCGGCGAGGAAGGGATCGAGGAGTTTAGGGAGAAGATGATGTCGGACATCAGAACGGTGAGAGAATCTATATTTAGACAACAcaaagaggaggaagaggacaCGAACGAGAAAGATGAAGCAGAACAGCCGAAGAAGGAGACGGAGACGGAGAGGGAGGTGTCTCCTCCGGAAGAGACGGCGGAGGTGAAGAGGTTGAACTTaagaaagagaagaggagaCTGTGAGGATTCGTTTATAggattagggtttgggtttgtCGAGGAGGAGAAAGTGAATACGTCGATAAGGTGCAAGTTCATCTTGTCGCTGACGAAGAAAGAGGTGGAAGATGATATGATTAAGATGGGTAAAGCACCACTGCGACGACCCAAGAAACGTCCCAAAGCGCTTCAGAAAAAGATCAAT ATGCTGCATCCAGGTTTTTATTTTAGTGAGGAAGTTACTGAAGATATCTACCATGTCTCGGATGCCGCCGAGAAGGGGAAG AGATGA
- the LOC106357101 gene encoding adenylate isopentenyltransferase 1, chloroplastic-like has product MTELNFLPTISDHFTTTSTSLSFSSHSHFPFSVRMNDQSRPQNLKDKIVVILGATGAGKSRLSVDIATRLPSEIINSDKIQLYKGLEITTNQITIPDRRGVPHHLLGYLPSEDGELTARGFRIAASNAVSDITSRKKLPIIAGGSNTLVHALLAERFDPKIDPFGSSSISRELRYNCCFIWVDVSETVLFEYLLKRVDDMMGSGMFEELSRFYDPVKASTTRVGIRKAIGVPEFDGYFKMYPPEKEGEWDSGRRAAYDKVVEEIKENTLRLAKRQVVKIEKLRDAGWDIKRVDATASFRAVLMGRRRREWRGIWEEQVLEPSVKIVNRLLVED; this is encoded by the coding sequence ATGACAGAACTCAACTTCCTCCCAACAATCTCCGACCACTTCACGACGACATCAACGTCACTGTCTTTCTCCTCACATTCTCATTTCCCCTTCTCCGTACGCATGAACGACCAATCACGTCCCCAAAACCTTAAAGACAAAATCGTCGTCATCTTAGGAGCAACCGGCGCCGGAAAATCACGCCTCTCCGTCGATATCGCCACTCGTCTCCCTTCAGAGATCATAAACTCCGACAAAATCCAACTCTACAAAGGACTAGAGATCACCACCAATCAGATTACCATCCCCGACCGTCGCGGCGTCCCCCACCACCTCCTCGGTTATCTCCCCTCCGAAGACGGCGAACTCACCGCCAGAGGCTTCCGTATCGCCGCCTCAAACGCCGTTTCCGATATAACCTCCCGAAAAAAGCTTCCGATCATCGCCGGCGGATCTAACACATTGGTCCACGCGCTACTCGCCGAGCGTTTCGATCCGAAGATCGACCCTTTCGGGTCAAGCTCAATCTCTCGGGAGTTACGTTACAACTGCTGTTTCATATGGGTAGATGTGTCGGAGACTGTGCTCTTCGAGTATCTCTTGAAACGTGTCGACGATATGATGGGCTCGGGTATGTTCGAAGAGCTGTCCCGGTTTTACGACCCGGTGAAAGCGAGTACGACCCGGGTTGGGATCCGGAAAGCTATTGGTGTACCGGAGTTTGACGGTTACTTCAAAATGTACCCACCGGAGAAGGAGGGAGAGTGGGATTCAGGGAGGAGAGCGGCGTACGAtaaggtggtggaggagatcaAAGAGAACACGTTGAGGTTGGCGAAGAGACAGGTAGTGAAGATTGAGAAGCTGAGAGATGCAGGTTGGGATATTAAGAGGGTTGATGCAACGGCGTCGTTTAGAGCGGTTTTgatgggaagaagaagaagagagtggagAGGGATTTGGGAGGAGCAAGTTTTGGAGCCAAGTGTAAAGATTGTGAATCGGCTGTTGGTGGAAGATTAG